A window of the Deinococcus gobiensis I-0 genome harbors these coding sequences:
- a CDS encoding MFS transporter has protein sequence MTAAPPADSSRAVLRLPEFRAMLLATVCSTLAGRAVALTVAYQLYQLTKNPLTLGLLGLVEAIPALSLALLGGVVADRNDRRRILLITTTLEVLCAALFFLYAPHAPVSGYVPILALIFTLGMARGFSDPALPAFEAQVVPRALLLRASAWQSSAWQAAAIIGPALGGVLYAAVGARGAYAFAAVLYALALGCLAYVKPKPRPAFTPGEPIWQSVKEGLAFVVQRQVLVGSMALDLFSVLFGGAVALLPVFSSDILKVGPQGLGILVAAPSIGALAVMLYATRRPPGRGAGRILLLAVAGFGVCMVVFGLSRNFALSVLALVFAGLFDGISMVIRKATLRLKAPDHMRGRVSSVSSMFIGASNELGAFESGVAASALGTARSVWAGGLLTLAVVAVTAWLAPELRAMDLTDIAEDRTPEEAGGRAMKVEQGWES, from the coding sequence GTGACTGCTGCGCCCCCTGCCGATTCCAGCCGCGCCGTCCTGAGGTTGCCCGAGTTCCGGGCGATGCTCCTGGCGACCGTGTGCAGCACCCTGGCCGGGCGCGCGGTCGCGCTGACGGTGGCCTACCAACTCTACCAGCTCACGAAAAACCCGCTGACGCTGGGGCTGCTGGGGCTGGTCGAGGCGATTCCGGCCCTGAGCCTCGCGCTGCTGGGCGGCGTGGTGGCCGACCGCAACGACCGCCGCCGCATCCTGCTGATCACCACCACGCTGGAAGTGCTGTGCGCCGCGCTGTTCTTCCTGTACGCGCCGCACGCCCCGGTGTCGGGCTACGTGCCCATCCTGGCCCTGATCTTCACGCTGGGGATGGCGCGGGGCTTTTCGGACCCCGCGCTGCCCGCCTTCGAGGCGCAGGTCGTGCCGCGCGCCCTGCTGCTGCGGGCCTCGGCGTGGCAGTCGAGCGCCTGGCAGGCCGCCGCGATCATCGGTCCGGCGCTGGGCGGCGTGCTGTACGCGGCGGTGGGGGCGCGGGGGGCCTACGCCTTCGCGGCCGTGCTGTACGCGCTGGCGCTGGGCTGCCTCGCCTACGTGAAGCCCAAGCCCCGGCCCGCCTTCACGCCCGGCGAGCCGATCTGGCAGAGCGTGAAGGAGGGGCTGGCCTTCGTGGTGCAGCGGCAGGTGCTGGTGGGCAGCATGGCGCTGGACCTGTTCAGCGTGCTGTTCGGGGGCGCGGTGGCGCTGCTGCCGGTCTTCTCGTCGGACATCCTGAAGGTGGGGCCGCAGGGGCTGGGCATCCTGGTCGCGGCCCCCAGCATCGGGGCGCTGGCGGTCATGCTGTACGCCACCCGCCGCCCGCCGGGCCGGGGCGCGGGGCGCATCCTGCTCTTGGCCGTCGCGGGCTTCGGCGTGTGCATGGTGGTGTTCGGGCTGTCGCGCAACTTCGCCCTGAGTGTGCTCGCGCTGGTCTTCGCGGGGCTGTTCGACGGCATCAGCATGGTGATCCGCAAGGCGACCCTGCGCCTCAAGGCCCCGGACCACATGCGCGGGCGCGTCAGCTCGGTGAGCAGCATGTTCATCGGCGCGAGCAACGAACTCGGGGCCTTCGAGAGCGGCGTGGCCGCCAGCGCCCTGGGCACCGCCCGCAGCGTGTGGGCCGGCGGCCTCCTGACCCTGGCCGTGGTCGCCGTGACCGCCTGGCTCGCCCCCGAACTGCGCGCGATGGACCTCACCGACATCGCCGAGGACCGCACGCCGGAAGAGGCCGGAGGGCGGGCGATGAAGGTCGAGCAGGGCTGGGAGAGTTAG
- a CDS encoding glycosyltransferase produces the protein MRPGWRTLYGAFVFPFVAYKAATLLHNALAFPRLRPAPTPPGARVSLLIPARDEAHNLARHLPGVLAQGAEVLVLDDQSSDDTAAVAARLGARVLRGAPLPPGWTGKAWACQQLAGAAAGEVLVFTDADVMWGPGALGGLLRELETSEADLLSVWPRQDNRTPGERLLTPLVEQTLLLGLPFAFLRLPSARASAANGQVMAFRRAAYGALGGHAAVRGELLEDVRLAYELRASGGRLSLALGQGGLGVRMYRSYPASVRGLGKSLLGVHGGVRALLPLTFALQLAAYTLPWLLPVPGARWLRLASVLERPLVNLLSGRRRAADLAEGALGPVTPLLMLPVYARALRRRAVWKGREYRQ, from the coding sequence GTGAGGCCCGGCTGGAGGACGCTGTACGGTGCGTTCGTCTTTCCCTTCGTGGCCTACAAGGCCGCCACGCTGCTGCACAACGCCCTGGCCTTTCCCCGGCTGCGGCCCGCGCCCACGCCGCCCGGCGCGCGGGTGTCGCTGCTGATCCCCGCACGTGACGAGGCGCACAACCTCGCCCGCCACCTGCCCGGCGTACTCGCCCAGGGCGCGGAGGTGCTCGTGCTGGACGACCAGTCCTCGGACGACACCGCCGCCGTGGCCGCCCGGCTGGGCGCGCGGGTGCTGCGGGGCGCGCCCCTGCCCCCCGGCTGGACCGGCAAGGCCTGGGCCTGCCAGCAGCTCGCGGGGGCGGCGGCGGGCGAGGTGCTGGTCTTTACCGACGCCGACGTGATGTGGGGGCCCGGCGCGCTGGGCGGGCTGCTACGCGAGCTGGAGACCTCGGAGGCCGACCTCCTGAGCGTGTGGCCGCGCCAGGACAACCGCACCCCCGGCGAGCGCCTGCTGACCCCGCTCGTCGAGCAGACGCTGCTGCTGGGGCTGCCCTTCGCCTTTCTGCGGCTGCCCTCGGCGCGGGCGAGCGCGGCCAACGGGCAGGTCATGGCCTTCCGGCGCGCGGCCTACGGCGCGCTCGGCGGGCACGCGGCGGTGCGCGGCGAACTGCTCGAAGACGTGCGGCTGGCCTACGAACTGCGGGCCTCGGGTGGGCGGCTGTCGCTGGCGCTGGGGCAGGGGGGCCTGGGCGTGCGGATGTACCGCTCGTACCCGGCGTCGGTGCGCGGCCTGGGCAAGAGCCTGCTGGGGGTCCACGGCGGCGTGCGGGCGCTGCTGCCCCTCACCTTTGCGCTGCAACTCGCGGCCTACACGCTGCCCTGGCTGCTGCCGGTGCCGGGCGCGCGCTGGCTGCGGCTGGCGAGCGTGCTGGAGCGTCCCCTCGTCAACCTGCTCTCGGGCCGCCGCCGCGCCGCCGATCTGGCCGAGGGGGCGCTGGGGCCGGTCACGCCGCTGCTCATGCTGCCGGTCTACGCGCGGGCGCTGCGGCGCCGGGCGGTCTGGAAGGGGCGGGAGTACCGGCAGTAG
- a CDS encoding 1-acyl-sn-glycerol-3-phosphate acyltransferase produces MSERRAGVRPGPAWPGSDWDWAEAAVRRSIRASVRRELAGVYLRGPLPPGGAVVAPTHGSWWDGYLLRELAWTVGHPARVMMLPGQLVRFPFLRRVGAIGAGDLRAAVRAARAGEWMVIFPEGRVSAQLAALRPGAAWVAGVAGVPLVPVALRVVMRGAQHPEAFLRFGPPTTGEALRPALGALLAALDADLRAADPEAPPDGYLRVVRGQGSTHDRVGVAARLLTLLTERR; encoded by the coding sequence GTGAGTGAGCGCCGCGCGGGCGTCCGGCCCGGTCCGGCCTGGCCCGGGTCGGATTGGGACTGGGCCGAGGCCGCCGTGCGCCGCAGCATCCGCGCCAGCGTTCGCCGCGAGCTGGCGGGCGTGTACCTGCGTGGGCCGCTGCCGCCGGGCGGCGCGGTGGTGGCCCCCACCCACGGGTCGTGGTGGGACGGTTACCTCCTGCGCGAACTCGCCTGGACGGTCGGCCACCCCGCCCGCGTGATGATGCTGCCGGGCCAGCTCGTCCGCTTTCCCTTTCTGCGGCGGGTGGGGGCCATCGGCGCGGGCGACCTGCGCGCGGCGGTGCGTGCGGCGCGCGCAGGCGAGTGGATGGTCATCTTTCCCGAGGGGCGAGTCTCGGCGCAGCTCGCGGCGCTGCGGCCCGGCGCGGCCTGGGTCGCGGGGGTGGCGGGCGTGCCGCTCGTGCCGGTGGCCCTGCGGGTCGTCATGCGCGGCGCGCAGCATCCCGAGGCCTTCTTGCGCTTCGGGCCGCCCACGACCGGCGAGGCCCTGCGCCCGGCGCTAGGGGCGCTGCTCGCGGCCCTCGACGCCGACCTGCGCGCCGCCGACCCCGAAGCTCCGCCGGACGGCTACCTGCGCGTGGTGCGCGGGCAGGGCAGCACCCACGACCGGGTGGGCGTGGCCGCGCGGCTGCTGACCCTGCTCACGGAGCGCCGGTGA
- a CDS encoding carotenoid biosynthesis protein has product MWGLALYVALKIPVPLWPQGFPVLGLASTAALFVSALAYAAERVGWGRAAGLAALAFGAGWGAELLGSHTGFPFGVYSYAGAPGPLVLGVPLIVPLGWFALTLAATRLAGGRPVLAGGLLALWDVGLEPLMTAQGFWRWSDPHPLWAGAPLQNFLGWWAVGGLIAWALTRLGSALFTRRPQDREGDFALAYPIETFFLPGGLVLVGRYVEAAVTLLAMGLGLGLARLVRRE; this is encoded by the coding sequence ATGTGGGGGCTGGCCCTGTACGTCGCCCTGAAAATTCCGGTGCCGCTGTGGCCGCAGGGCTTTCCGGTGCTGGGGCTGGCAAGCACGGCGGCGCTGTTCGTCTCGGCGCTGGCGTACGCGGCCGAGCGGGTGGGCTGGGGGCGCGCGGCGGGACTGGCCGCCCTCGCCTTCGGGGCAGGGTGGGGGGCCGAGCTGCTGGGAAGCCACACGGGCTTTCCCTTCGGGGTCTACAGCTATGCGGGCGCGCCGGGGCCACTCGTGCTGGGCGTACCCCTGATCGTGCCGCTGGGCTGGTTCGCCCTGACGCTGGCGGCGACCCGGCTCGCGGGCGGCCGGCCGGTGCTGGCCGGGGGGCTGCTGGCTTTGTGGGACGTGGGCCTCGAACCCCTGATGACCGCCCAGGGCTTCTGGCGCTGGAGTGATCCGCATCCGCTGTGGGCCGGAGCCCCCCTCCAGAACTTTCTGGGATGGTGGGCGGTGGGTGGGCTGATCGCCTGGGCCCTGACGCGCCTGGGGTCGGCCCTGTTCACCCGCCGCCCCCAGGACCGCGAGGGGGATTTCGCGCTCGCGTATCCCATCGAGACCTTTTTCCTGCCGGGGGGACTCGTCCTGGTGGGCCGGTATGTCGAGGCGGCCGTGACCCTGCTGGCGATGGGGCTGGGCCTGGGTCTGGCCCGCCTGGTGCGCCGTGAGTGA